From a single Streptomyces liliifuscus genomic region:
- a CDS encoding SLC13 family permease, protein MSSTLATALSAVLLVAVLACAVIRPFGLPEATVAVPAAGLVIAAGAITLDHARAEAELLGPVVGFLAAVLVLAKLCDDEGLFHACGAWLARTSKGRPQRLLAANFVLASVITAVLSLDATVVLLTPVVFATVARLGARPKPHVYATAHLSNTASLLLPVSNLTNLLAFTASGLSFTRFAVLMGPAWVVAIAAEYLVFRRFFAADLKGDAPEPATVEPVELPVFALVTVACTLAGFAVASALGIEPAWAALAGALVLAGRALIRGHTTPLAVVRATSPAFLAFVLALGIVVRAVVDNGLADVLGHLVPDSSSLLALLGIAALAAVLANLINNLPAVLVLLPLAAVAGPGPVLAVLLGVNIGPNLTYAGSLATLLWRRIVHQHEHDVDLGEFTRLGLITVPATLIPAVVALWLSLRVFGS, encoded by the coding sequence GTTTGGTGATCGCGGCCGGCGCGATCACGCTCGACCACGCACGCGCCGAGGCCGAGTTGCTCGGGCCCGTCGTGGGCTTTCTGGCCGCGGTGCTCGTGCTCGCCAAACTCTGCGACGACGAGGGGCTCTTCCATGCCTGCGGCGCCTGGCTCGCCCGTACGTCCAAGGGGCGGCCGCAACGGCTGCTGGCCGCCAACTTCGTTCTCGCCTCGGTGATCACGGCCGTGCTGAGCCTGGACGCCACCGTCGTCCTGCTCACTCCGGTGGTGTTCGCGACCGTGGCCCGGCTCGGCGCCCGCCCGAAGCCCCATGTGTACGCCACCGCCCATCTGTCGAACACGGCCTCGCTGCTGCTGCCGGTCTCCAACCTCACCAATCTGCTGGCGTTCACGGCCAGCGGGCTGAGCTTCACCCGGTTCGCCGTGCTGATGGGGCCCGCGTGGGTCGTCGCCATCGCCGCCGAGTACCTGGTCTTCCGGCGCTTCTTCGCAGCCGACCTCAAGGGCGACGCCCCGGAGCCGGCCACCGTCGAGCCCGTCGAGCTGCCCGTGTTCGCGCTGGTCACGGTCGCCTGTACGCTCGCGGGCTTCGCCGTGGCGTCCGCGCTCGGCATCGAACCGGCCTGGGCGGCGCTGGCCGGAGCACTCGTCCTGGCCGGCCGGGCGCTGATCCGCGGGCACACCACACCGCTCGCCGTCGTGCGCGCCACCTCACCGGCCTTCCTCGCCTTCGTCCTGGCCCTCGGGATCGTGGTGCGTGCCGTGGTCGACAACGGCCTCGCGGACGTGCTCGGCCATCTGGTCCCCGACTCGTCGAGCCTGTTGGCGCTGCTCGGCATCGCGGCCCTCGCCGCCGTCCTGGCGAACCTCATCAACAACCTGCCCGCGGTCCTGGTGCTGCTGCCCCTGGCGGCCGTCGCGGGCCCCGGCCCGGTCCTCGCCGTGCTGCTCGGGGTGAACATCGGCCCCAACCTCACCTACGCCGGATCGCTGGCCACGCTGCTGTGGCGGCGCATCGTGCATCAGCACGAACACGACGTCGATCTCGGCGAGTTCACGCGGCTCGGCCTCATCACCGTGCCCGCCACGCTGATCCCGGCCGTCGTGGCCCTCTGGCTCTCACTGCGCGTGTTCGGAAGCTGA